One Paroedura picta isolate Pp20150507F chromosome 3, Ppicta_v3.0, whole genome shotgun sequence genomic window carries:
- the NME5 gene encoding nucleoside diphosphate kinase homolog 5 isoform X1, producing the protein MQTLMPPPQIYVERTLAIIKPDIIHKEDEIEDIILRSGFTIVQKRKLQLSPEQCSNFYVEQYGKMFFPNLTAYMSSGPLTAMVLARHRAISYWKELLGPANTVIAKENYPDSLRAIYGTDDLRNALHGSSSFSSAEREIRFMFPEVIIEPIPVGQAAKDYLTCYVTPTLLKGLTALCKRKPADPFTWLADWLIEHNPNTPRLRHNVIVEEP; encoded by the exons ATGCAGACGTTAATGCCCCCTCCTCAGATTTATGTTGAAAGAACTCTGGCAATCATTAAGCCAGATATCATCCACAAAGAAGATGAAATAGAAGATATCATTCTCAGATCAGGATTCACTATTGTACAG aaACGAAAGCTCCAACTAAGTCCTGAGCAGTGTAGCAATTTCTACGTAGAACAGTAtgggaaaatgttttttcctaACTTAACAGCATACATGAGTTCTGGGCCTTTAACTGCAATGGTTCTTGCTCGTCATCGTGCTATCTCATACTGGAAGGAGCTGCTTggaccagcaaatactgtaatagcTAAGGAAAACTATCCTGATAG TTTAAGAGCAATCTATGGGACAGATGACCTGAGGAATGCACTTCATGGCAGTTCTAGCTTTTCCTCAGCTGAAAGGGAAATCCGGTTCATGTTTCCTGAAG TGATTATTGAACCGATCCCAGTTGGACAAGCGGCCAAGGATTACCTGACCTGCTATGTCACTCCTACACTGCTAAAAGGACTTACAGCATTGTGTAAGAGGAAACCAGCAGATCCTTTT ACTTGGCTGGCTGATTGGTTAATTGAACATAATCCCAACACTCCTCGGCTGCGACATAATGTGATTGTGGAGGAGCCTTAA
- the NME5 gene encoding nucleoside diphosphate kinase homolog 5 isoform X3, with product MSSWKRKLQLSPEQCSNFYVEQYGKMFFPNLTAYMSSGPLTAMVLARHRAISYWKELLGPANTVIAKENYPDSLRAIYGTDDLRNALHGSSSFSSAEREIRFMFPEVIIEPIPVGQAAKDYLTCYVTPTLLKGLTALCKRKPADPFTWLADWLIEHNPNTPRLRHNVIVEEP from the exons atgagctcctgg aaACGAAAGCTCCAACTAAGTCCTGAGCAGTGTAGCAATTTCTACGTAGAACAGTAtgggaaaatgttttttcctaACTTAACAGCATACATGAGTTCTGGGCCTTTAACTGCAATGGTTCTTGCTCGTCATCGTGCTATCTCATACTGGAAGGAGCTGCTTggaccagcaaatactgtaatagcTAAGGAAAACTATCCTGATAG TTTAAGAGCAATCTATGGGACAGATGACCTGAGGAATGCACTTCATGGCAGTTCTAGCTTTTCCTCAGCTGAAAGGGAAATCCGGTTCATGTTTCCTGAAG TGATTATTGAACCGATCCCAGTTGGACAAGCGGCCAAGGATTACCTGACCTGCTATGTCACTCCTACACTGCTAAAAGGACTTACAGCATTGTGTAAGAGGAAACCAGCAGATCCTTTT ACTTGGCTGGCTGATTGGTTAATTGAACATAATCCCAACACTCCTCGGCTGCGACATAATGTGATTGTGGAGGAGCCTTAA
- the NME5 gene encoding nucleoside diphosphate kinase homolog 5 isoform X2 yields MQTLMPPPQIYVERTLAIIKPDIIHKEDEIEDIILRSGFTIVQKRKLQLSPEQCSNFYVEQYGKMFFPNLTAYMSSGPLTAMVLARHRAISYWKELLGPANTVIAKENYPDSLRAIYGTDDLRNALHGSSSFSSAEREIRFMFPEVIIEPIPVGQAAKDYLTCYVTPTLLKGLTALYLAG; encoded by the exons ATGCAGACGTTAATGCCCCCTCCTCAGATTTATGTTGAAAGAACTCTGGCAATCATTAAGCCAGATATCATCCACAAAGAAGATGAAATAGAAGATATCATTCTCAGATCAGGATTCACTATTGTACAG aaACGAAAGCTCCAACTAAGTCCTGAGCAGTGTAGCAATTTCTACGTAGAACAGTAtgggaaaatgttttttcctaACTTAACAGCATACATGAGTTCTGGGCCTTTAACTGCAATGGTTCTTGCTCGTCATCGTGCTATCTCATACTGGAAGGAGCTGCTTggaccagcaaatactgtaatagcTAAGGAAAACTATCCTGATAG TTTAAGAGCAATCTATGGGACAGATGACCTGAGGAATGCACTTCATGGCAGTTCTAGCTTTTCCTCAGCTGAAAGGGAAATCCGGTTCATGTTTCCTGAAG TGATTATTGAACCGATCCCAGTTGGACAAGCGGCCAAGGATTACCTGACCTGCTATGTCACTCCTACACTGCTAAAAGGACTTACAGCATTGT ACTTGGCTGGCTGA